The following are encoded in a window of Rosa chinensis cultivar Old Blush chromosome 4, RchiOBHm-V2, whole genome shotgun sequence genomic DNA:
- the LOC112196981 gene encoding MAP kinase kinase MKK1/SSP32 produces the protein MDTPPPPPEELLKKIQVLEEGQEHLKQEMSKLRNNSDAKSEHPRAHSVSPQRSRFSSLPKRRVAGGGAVAGADAVGWKRGSTSFRHSSPLQRESRSHDPPTGGSGRAGDDFRGGGGSGPSAVNFTDRQYLNILQSIGQAVHIFDPQGRIIYWNKTAEAMYGYSAAEALGRDPIEFLTDPQDHVVGHNIIQRVTKGESWTGHFPVKNKKGERFSATITNTPFYDDDGTFIGVICVSSDTKPFQEMRTHPEPDSSFSRTKATVTTKLGLDPQQPLQTAIASKITNLASKMSNKVKSKIRAGENYMDREGVSVDSHHSDHGSDYDHREDANSSGASTPRGDIAPSPFGVFSQMDEKSPGKPSRDSGDESEGKPPMHKVISSKAEAWIGKKGITWPWKGNEREGSEVKTPRFLWPWLQNDQENDPVPQKNNCGLKPDNYATESNRHATNEASGSWTSSFNVNSTSSASSCGSTSSTVNKVDVDTDCLDYEILWEDLMIGEQIGQGSCGTVYHGLWYGSDVAVKVFSRQEYSEDVILSFRQEVSLMKRLRHPNVLLFMGAVTSPERLCIVTEFLPRGSLFRLLQRSTAKLDWRRRVHMALDIARGMNYLHHFNPPIIHRDLKSSNLLVDKNWTVKVGDFGLSRLKHETFLTTKTGRGTPQWMAPEVLRNEPSDEKSDVYSYGVILWELVTEKIPWDNLNSMQVIGAVGFMNQRLEIPKDVDPQWISLIESCWQSDPASRPTFQELLEKLRDLQRQYALQFQAARSAVSDSTQKEL, from the exons ATGGACactccgccgccgccgccggagGAGCTGCTGAAGAAGATCCAGGTGCTGGAGGAGGGTCAGGAGCACCTGAAGCAGGAGATGTCCAAGCTCCGGAACAACTCCGATGCTAAGTCCGAGCACCCGAGGGCCCACTCGGTCTCGCCGCAGCGGTCCAGATTCTCGTCTTTGCCCAAGAGGAGAGTCGCCGGGGGCGGCGCCGTAGCTGGAGCCGACGCGGTGGGTTGGAAGAGAGGGTCTACTTCGTTTCGGCATTCTTCGCCGCTGCAGAGGGAGAGCCGCAGCCATGATCCTCCGACTGGCGGCAGCGGCCGCGCCGGCGATGATTTTAGAGGTGGAGGTGGTAGCGGGCCGTCGGCGGTGAACTTTACTGATAGGCAGTATCTGAATATATTGCAGTCCATTGGGCAGGCAGTGCATATTTTTGATCCCCAGGGTCGTATAATTTACTG GAACAAAACAGCTGAAGCTATGTATGGTTATTCAGCGGCAGAGGCCCTGGGACGGGATCCCATTGAGTTCTTAACAGATCCCCAGGACCATGTTGTAGGACATAATATAATCCAAAGAGTCACCAAGGGGGAGAGCTGGACAGGGCACTTCCCTGTCAAGAACAAAAAGGGGGAGAGATTTTCAGCTACTATAACGAATACTCCATTCTATGATGATGATGGCACTTTTATTGGGGTTATTTGTGTGTCAAGTGATACCAAGCCATTTCAAGAAATGAGGACGCACCCTGAACCAGATTCAAGCTTCAGTCGTACTAAAGCTACTGTTACAACTAAACTTGGTCTTGATCCTCAGCAGCCTCTGCAAACTGCAATTGCAtcaaaaattacaaatttg GCATCCAAGATGAGCAACAAAGTCAAGTCGAAAATTCGGGCAGGAGAAAACTATATGGATCGGGAAGGTGTGAGTGTAGATAGTCATCATTCTGATCATGGTTCGGACTATGACCATCGGGAGGATGCAAATTCAAGTGGGGCTAGCACACCTAGAGGAGATATAGCCCCATCTCCTTTTGGTGTGTTTTCCCAGATGGATGAAAAGTCTCCAGGAAAACCTTCCAGAGATTCTGGCGATGAGAGTGAAGGAAAACCGCCAATGCACAAGGTAATATCCTCAAAGGCAGAAGCATGGATTGGTAAGAAAGGGATAACTTGGCCATGGAAAGGAAATGAGCGAGAAGGATCGGAGGTTAAGACCCCTCGTTTTCTTTGGCCTTGGTTGCAAAATGATCAAGAGAATGATCCAGTTCCTCAGAAGAATAATTGTGGTTTAAAACCTGACAATTACGCGACTGAAAGTAATCGACATGCAACTAATGAGGCTTCAGGATCCTGGACCTCCTCATTTAATGTTAACAGCACAAGCAGTGCCAGCAGCTGTGGAAGCACCAGCAGTACTGTGAATAAGGTAGACGTGGACACTGATTGCTTGGATTACGAAATCTTGTGGGAAGACTTGATGATTGGAGAACAGATTGGGCAAG GTTCATGTGGAACTGTATACCATGGTCTGTGGTACGGATCA GATGTTGCTGTCAAGGTATTCTCCAGGCAAGAATATTCAGAAGATGTGATACTTTCCTTCAGACAAGAG GTATCTCTTATGAAAAGGCTTCGACATCCAAATGTTCTGCTTTTCATGGGAGCTGTGACTTCTCCCGAGCGTCTTTGCATCGTAACAGAGTTCCTCCCACG TGGAAGTTTGTTTCGGTTACTACAAAGAAGCACAGCAAAACTAGATTGGAGACGACGTGTTCATATGGCTCTGGATATA GCACGAGGCATGAATTATCTTCATCATTTCAACCCTCCAATCATCCATCGAGATCTGAAGTCTTCAAATCTCCTAGTTGATAAGAACTGGACTGTCAAG GTTGGTGATTTTGGTCTTTCACGTCTAAAGCATGAAACATTTCTCACAACCAAGACTGGGAGGGGAACG CCCCAATGGATGGCACCAGAAGTTCTACGCAATGAACCCTCAGATGAGAA GTCGGATGTATATAGCTACGGAGTGATATTGTGGGAGCTTGTTACTGAAAAGATCCCTTGGGATAATCTAAACTCAATGCAg GTGATTGGAGCTGTAGGGTTCATGAACCAAAGACTAGAGATCCCAAAAGATGTTGACCCGCAGTGGATTTCTTTAATTGAGAGCTGCTGGCAAAG TGATCCCGCTAGCCGGCCAACATTTCAAGAGCTGCTGGAAAAGCTTCGAGATCTGCAGAGACAATACGCTCTTCAATTCCAAGCAGCGCGGTCCGCCGTAAGTGATAGCACCCAAAAAGAACTGTAG